The proteins below are encoded in one region of Coturnix japonica isolate 7356 chromosome 10, Coturnix japonica 2.1, whole genome shotgun sequence:
- the CHD2 gene encoding chromodomain-helicase-DNA-binding protein 2 isoform X3, with translation MCPLGAWMERVPTPPLCSQLGLPWGWNATAPCGRITWFCQRRRTWVQVWTNQVLASSYPKTGVMLLAPFSTKLSMVSLRCSGDLVYAGSSESHSASEEASGSDSASQSESEQGSEQGSESNSSSESSESQSESESESTGSKSQQTPPETKEKPASKKERIADVKKASSESENESPKRRGQKQVKRKKKWKREISGEEEDEDGGDQGTSAESEPEPKRIKAKRPVQRRAMAKTSVKKPPKLQRGKKRKRQVSSEDDDDDEDGETPKRQTRRRAAKNVSYKEDDDFETDSDDLIEMTGEGADEHEDNSETIEKVLDIRLGKKGATGASTTVYATEANGNPSADFDPEKDEGEVHYLIKWKGWSYIHSTWESEESLQQQKVKGLKKLENFKKKEEEIKQWLAKVSPEDVEYFNCQQELASELNKQYQIVERVIAVKTSKTATGHADFPANSRKTSSNDPEYLCKWMGLPYAECSWEDEALISKKFQHCIDSFNNRNNSKTIPTRDCKVLKQRPRFVALKKQPSYIGSENLELRDYQLEGLNWLAHSWCKNNSVILADEMGLGKTIQTISFLSYLFHQHQLYGPFLVVVPLSTLTSWQREFEVWAPEINVVVYIGDLMSRNMIREYEWIHSQSKRLKFNALITTYEILLKDKAVLGSISWAFLGVDEAHRLKNDDSLLYKTLIDFKSNHRLLITGTPLQNSLKELWSLLHFIMPEKFEFWEDFEEDHGKGRENGYQSLHKVLEPFLLRRVKKDVEKSLPAKVEQILRVEMSALQKQYYKWILTRNYKALSKGTRGSTSGFLNIVMELKKCCNHCYLIKPPEENERENGTETLQSLIRSSGKLILLDKLLTRLRDRGNRVLIFSQMVRMLDILAEYLTIKHYPFQRLDGSIKGEIRKQALDHFNADGSEDFCFLLSTRAGGLGINLASADTVVIFDSDWNPQNDLQAQARAHRIGQKKQVNIYRLVTKGTVEEEIIERAKKKMVLDHLVIQRMDTTGRTVLDNNSGRSNSNPFNKEELTAILKFGAEDLFKELEGEESEPQEMDIDEILRLAETRENEVSTSATDELLSQFKVANFATMEEEETELDERPQKDWDDIIPEEQRKKVEEEERQKELEEIYMLPRIRSSTKKAQTNDSESDAETKRRLQRSSGSESETDDTDDEKRPKRRGRPRSVRKDTVEGFTDAEIRRFIKAYKKFGLPLERLECIARDAELVDKSVADLKRLGELIHNSCVSAMQEYEEQLKENPGETGKGPGKRRGPTIKISGVQVNVKSIIQHEEEFEMLHKSIPADPEERKKYRLTCRVKAAHFDVDWGVEEDSRLLVGIYEHGYGNWELIKTDPELKLSDKILPVETDKKPQGKQLQTRVDYLLKLLKKDLEKKENMKDGEEGKLKKRKPRVKKENKAPKVKDEHGNELSPPRHSDNQSEEGEVKDDGLDKSPVKKKQKKKENKENKEKQTSTKKEKESDKEKKRTKEKKEKPKGGEAKSGSKGKRSQGPVHITAGSEPVPIGEDEDDDLDQETFSICKERMRPVKKALKQLDKPDKGLTVQEQLEHTRNCLLKIGDRISECLKAYTDQDLIKLWRRNLWIFVSKFTEFDARKLHKLYKMAHKKRSQEEEEQKKKEDMASMPSMKKPFRPEPSGSSRDPTMSQSHVPHNPHSQKLHMPPSHAQQQMHGHPRESYGHPPKRHFSNTDRGEWQRDRKFSYSGNSNQMWGGERHHQYEQHWYKDHHYGDRRSRGDPHRSSGNYRPNNLSRKRPYEQYSSDRDHRGHRDYYDRHHHDSKRRRSDEFRPQNYHQQDFRRMSDHRPPMGYHGQGPSDHYRSFHTDKPGDYKQPLPPPHPSVSDPRSPPSQKSPHDSKSPLDHRSPLDRSLEQKNNPDYNWNMRKT, from the exons GCAAGTAGCGAATCTGAAAATGAGAGCCCAAAAAGAAGAGGCCAGAAGcaagtgaaaagaaa aaaaaagtggaaaagagagatttctggtgaagaagaggatgaagatgGAGGGGATCAAGGGACCAGTGCAGAGAGTGAGCCTGAACCGAagagaattaaagcaaaaagaCCCGTCCAAAGGAG AGCAATGGCCAAAACCAGTGTTAAAAAACCTCCCAAACTCCAGCgtgggaagaagagaaagagacaggTGTCATCTGAAGATGACGACGATGATGAAGATGGTGAAACTCCCAAGAGACAAACTCGACGAAGAGCAGCCAAAAATGTCAG TTACAAGGAGGACGACGATTTTGAGACCGATTCTGATGACCTGATAGAGATGACTGGGGAAGGGGCTGATGAACACGAAGACAACAGTGAAACTATTGAAAAAGTCTTGGACATCAGgcttggaaaaaaaggag CCACTGGCGCTTCCACCACAGTGTATGCAACTGAAGCCAATGGCAACCCCAGCGCTGACTTTGACCCTGAAAAAGATGAGGGAGAGGTTCATTACCTGATCAAATGGAAAGGCTGGTCGTACATCCACAGCACGTGGGAGAGTGAGGAGTCCCTGCAACAGCAGAAAGTGAAGGGCCTGAAAAAACTAGAAAACTtcaagaaaaaggaggaggagatcAAGCAATG GCTGGCCAAGGTATCGCCTGAAGATGTGGAATATTTCAACTGCCAACAGGAGCTGGCTTCAGAGCTGAACAAACAGTATCAAATTGTGGAGAGAGTAATTG CTGTGAAGACCAGCAAGACTGCGACGGGGCATGCTGACTTCCCAG CAAACAGTCGCAAAACATCCTCAAATGACCCCGAATACCTGTGCAAGTGGATGGGGCTGCCCTATGCAGAGTGCAGCTGGGAAGATGAAGCTCTAATAAGCAAGAAATTTCAGCACTGCATTGACAGCTTCAACAACCGTAACAACTCCAAGACGATTCCTACCCGGGACTGCAAG gtatTGAAGCAGAGACCAAGATTTGTTGCCTTGAAGAAACAGCCTTCTTATATTGGCAGTGAGAACCTGGAGCTGCGAGATTACCAGCTGGAGGGCCTCAATTGGCTGGCTCACTCGTGGTGCAA GAACAACAGTGTGATCCTGGCTGATGAAATGGGCCTGGGGAAGACGATTCAGACAATCTCATTCCTGTCGTACCTTTTCCACCAGCACCAGCTGTACGGTCCCTTCCTGGTGGTGGTTCCTCTGTCGACTCTCACCTCGTGGCAGAGAGAGTTTGAAGTGTGGGCACCTGAGATCAACGTGGTGGTTTACATCGGTGACCTCATGAGCAGGAACATG ATACGTGAGTATGAGTGGATCCACTCTCAGTCTAAAAGGTTGAAATTCAACGCGCTTATCACAACATATGAGATCCTCCTCAAAGACAAG gCTGTTTTGGGAAGTATTAGCTGGGCCTTTCTAGGCGTGGATGAAGCCCATCGTTTGAAAAATGATGACTCTTTGCTGTACAAAACACTGATTGActtcaagtccaaccacagGCTGCTGATCACTGGCACTCCGCTTCAAAATTCACTCAAAGAGCTCTGGTCCCTGCTGCATTTCATCATGCCTGAGAA GTTTGAGTTCTGGGAAGATTTTGAAGAAGATCATGGGAAAGGTAGAGAAAATGGCTACCAGAGCCTTCACAAAGTCCTGGAGCCGTTTCTCCTACGCAGAGTGAAGAAGGATGTAGAGAAATCTTTGCCAGCCAAAGTGGAGCAGATCCTCCGTGTGGAAatgtctgctttgcagaagcagTATTACAA GTGGATTCTGACAAGAAACTACAAGGCTCTTTCAAAGGGAACAAGAGGAAGCACGTCTGGTTTCTTAAACATCGTGATGGAGTTGAAAAAGTGCTGCAACCACTGCTACCTTATCAAACCTCCCgaggaaaatgagagagagaatgGCACTGAGACCCTGCAG TCTCTGATTAGGAGCAGTGGGAAGCTAATTCTCTTGGACAAGCTGCTGACCAGGCTGCGGGACAGAGGCAACAGAGTCCTGATCTTCTCCCAGATGGTGAGGATGCTGGACATCTTGGCAGAGTACCTGACTATCAAACACTATCCTTTCCAG cgCTTGGACGGCTCAATCAAAGGGGAGATCCGAAAGCAGGCGCTGGACCATTTCAACGCCGACGGCTCTGAG gacttctgtttcttgctgtcAACACGAGCTGGAGGGCTGGGAATTAATTTGGCCTCTGCTGATACTGTTGTTATCTTTGATTCGGACTGGAACCCCCAGAATGATCTTCAGGCTCAGGCTCGGGCTCATCGCATTGGACAAAAGAAACAG GTGAATATTTACCGCCTGGTCACAAAGGGTACAGTTGAGGAGGAGATCATTGAGAGGGCCAAGAAGAAAATGGTGCTGGATCATTTGGTGATCCAGCGTATGGACACCACTGGACGGACTGTTCTGGACAACAACTCTGGACGATCCAA ttcAAATCCTTTCAACAAAGAAGAGTTGACAGCTATTTTGAAGTTTGGAGCTGAAGATCTCTTTAAGGAGCTTGAAGGGGAAGAGTCAGAGCCTCAG GAGATGGACATTGATGAGATTCTGCGTTTGGCTGAAACACGAGAGAATGAAGTGTCCACCAGTGCCACTGATGAGCTGCTTTCACAGTTCAAG GTGGCGAACTTTGCAACCatggaggaggaagagacaGAGTTGGACGAGCGGCCCCAGAAGGACTGGGACGATATCATtccagaggagcagaggaagaaagtggaggaggaagaaaggcagaaagaattGGAGGAAATCTACATGCTGCCTCGCATCCGGAGCTCAACGAAAAAG GCTCAAACGAACGACAGTGAATCAGATGCAGAGACAAAGAGAAGGCTTCAAAGATCATCGGGGTCAGAAAGTGAGACTGATGATACCGATGATGAGAAGAGACCAAAGCGCCGTGGACGCCCTCGGAGCGTTAGAAAAGATACTGTGGAAGGATTTACTGATGCTGAAATCCGGAG gTTTATCAAGGCTTACAAGAAGTTTGGACTGCCTCTTGAGCG gctggagtgcaTTGCCAGGGATGCTGAGCTGGTGGACAAGTCTGTGGCTGATCTGAAGCGTTTAGGAGAACTCATCCACAACAGCTGTGTGTCAGCGATGCAGGaatatgaggagcagctgaaagaaaacccaGGTGAAA CAGGAAAAGGACCTGGGAAAAGAAGAGGGCCTACCATCAAGATCTCTGGTGTCCAAGTGAATGTGAAATCCATCATCCAGCACGAAGAGGAGTTTGAAATGCTGCATAAATCCATCCCTGCAGAcccagaagaaaggaagaa GTACCGCCTGACGTGCCGTGTCAAAGCTGCCCATTTTGATGTAGACTGGGGAGTGGAGGAGGATTCTCGCTTGTTAGTGGGAATTTACGAGCATGGTTATGGAAACTGGGAACTAATTAAAACAGATCCGGAATTGAAGTTATCTGATAAG ATCCTGCCTGTTGAGACAGATAAGAAACCTCAGGGAAAACAGCTCCAGACCCGAGTTGATTATCTACTGAAACTGCTGAAGAAGGatctggagaagaaagaaaatatgaaagatgGGGAAGAG GGCAAGCTAAAGAAGAGGAAACCACGAgtaaagaaagagaacaaggcTCCCAAAGTCAAAGATGAGCATGGGAACGAACTCTCCCCTCCTCGGCACTCAGACAACCAGTCAGAAGAAGGTGAAGTCAAG GATGATGGCTTGGACAAGAGCccagtgaaaaagaaacagaagaagaaagagaacaaagagaataaggaaaaacagacaagcactaagaaggagaaggaaagtgataaagagaaaaagaggacaaaagagaagaaagagaag CCTAAAGGTGGTGAAGCCAAATCTGGAAGTAAAGGGAAGAGATCACAAGGTCCTGTCCACATTACAGCAGGGAGTGAACCAGTCCCCATTGGAgaagatgaggatgatgatCTGGACCAAGAAACATTCAGCATA TGCAAGGAAAGGATGAGACCAgtaaaaaaagcactgaagcaaCTTGATAAGCCTGATAAGGGACTGACGGTTCAAGAACAGCTGGAGCACACACGCAACTGCCTCCTAAAAATTGGGGACCGCATCTCTGAGTGCCTTAAAGCCTACACTGACCAGGATCTTATCAAGCTATGGAGAAG GAACCTATGGATATTTGTCTCCAAGTTCACAGAATTCGATGCCAGAAAACTGCACAAACTCTACAAGATGGCTCATAAGAAAAGATCGCAGGAAGAGGAG gagcagaaaaagaaagaggacatGGCCAGCATGCCCAGCATGAAGAAGCCGTTCCGCCCAGAGCCTTCGGGCTCCAGCCGTGATCCCACCATGTCCCAGTCTCACGTGCCTCACAATCCTCATTCCCAGAAGCTCCACATGCCCCCTTCCCATGCCCAGCAGCAGATGCACGGGCACCCACGTGAAAGCTATGGCCATCCCCCCAAGAGACACTTCAGCAACACGG ACCGAGGAGAGTGGCAGCGAGATCGAAAGTTCAGCTATAGCGGCAACAGCAACCAGATGTGGGGTGGGGAACGGCATCACCAATATGAGCAGCACTGGTACAAGGACCACCACTATGGGGACCGGCGATCTCGCGGAGACCCCCACCGGAGCTCTGGGAACTACAGACCAAATAACCTCTCCCGCAAGAGGCCGTACGAGCAGTACAGCAGCGACCGAGACCATAGAGGCCACCGGGATTATTATGACAG GCACCACCACGACTCCAAGCGCCGGCGATCCGATGAGTTCAGGCCTCAGAATTACCACCAGCAGGATTTCCGACGGATGTCTGATCACAGGCCGCCCATGGGATACCATGGCCAAGGACCTTCGGACCACTACAGGTCCTTCCACACAGACAAACCGGGAGACTACAAACAGCCCCTTCCTCCACCTCACCCTTCAGTGTCGGACCCTCGCTCGCCCCCCTCTCAGAAATCTCCTCATGATTCCAAGTCGCCTCTCGATCACAGGTCGCCTCTGGATAGGTCGctagaacagaaaaacaatccaGACTATAACTGGAACATGAGGAAAACGTAA
- the CHD2 gene encoding chromodomain-helicase-DNA-binding protein 2 isoform X6, with the protein MAKTSVKKPPKLQRGKKRKRQVSSEDDDDDEDGETPKRQTRRRAAKNVSYKEDDDFETDSDDLIEMTGEGADEHEDNSETIEKVLDIRLGKKGATGASTTVYATEANGNPSADFDPEKDEGEVHYLIKWKGWSYIHSTWESEESLQQQKVKGLKKLENFKKKEEEIKQWLAKVSPEDVEYFNCQQELASELNKQYQIVERVIAVKTSKTATGHADFPANSRKTSSNDPEYLCKWMGLPYAECSWEDEALISKKFQHCIDSFNNRNNSKTIPTRDCKVLKQRPRFVALKKQPSYIGSENLELRDYQLEGLNWLAHSWCKNNSVILADEMGLGKTIQTISFLSYLFHQHQLYGPFLVVVPLSTLTSWQREFEVWAPEINVVVYIGDLMSRNMIREYEWIHSQSKRLKFNALITTYEILLKDKAVLGSISWAFLGVDEAHRLKNDDSLLYKTLIDFKSNHRLLITGTPLQNSLKELWSLLHFIMPEKFEFWEDFEEDHGKGRENGYQSLHKVLEPFLLRRVKKDVEKSLPAKVEQILRVEMSALQKQYYKWILTRNYKALSKGTRGSTSGFLNIVMELKKCCNHCYLIKPPEENERENGTETLQSLIRSSGKLILLDKLLTRLRDRGNRVLIFSQMVRMLDILAEYLTIKHYPFQRLDGSIKGEIRKQALDHFNADGSEDFCFLLSTRAGGLGINLASADTVVIFDSDWNPQNDLQAQARAHRIGQKKQVNIYRLVTKGTVEEEIIERAKKKMVLDHLVIQRMDTTGRTVLDNNSGRSNSNPFNKEELTAILKFGAEDLFKELEGEESEPQEMDIDEILRLAETRENEVSTSATDELLSQFKVANFATMEEEETELDERPQKDWDDIIPEEQRKKVEEEERQKELEEIYMLPRIRSSTKKAQTNDSESDAETKRRLQRSSGSESETDDTDDEKRPKRRGRPRSVRKDTVEGFTDAEIRRFIKAYKKFGLPLERLECIARDAELVDKSVADLKRLGELIHNSCVSAMQEYEEQLKENPGETGKGPGKRRGPTIKISGVQVNVKSIIQHEEEFEMLHKSIPADPEERKKYRLTCRVKAAHFDVDWGVEEDSRLLVGIYEHGYGNWELIKTDPELKLSDKILPVETDKKPQGKQLQTRVDYLLKLLKKDLEKKENMKDGEEGKLKKRKPRVKKENKAPKVKDEHGNELSPPRHSDNQSEEGEVKDDGLDKSPVKKKQKKKENKENKEKQTSTKKEKESDKEKKRTKEKKEKPKGGEAKSGSKGKRSQGPVHITAGSEPVPIGEDEDDDLDQETFSICKERMRPVKKALKQLDKPDKGLTVQEQLEHTRNCLLKIGDRISECLKAYTDQDLIKLWRRNLWIFVSKFTEFDARKLHKLYKMAHKKRSQEEEEQKKKEDMASMPSMKKPFRPEPSGSSRDPTMSQSHVPHNPHSQKLHMPPSHAQQQMHGHPRESYGHPPKRHFSNTDRGEWQRDRKFSYSGNSNQMWGGERHHQYEQHWYKDHHYGDRRSRGDPHRSSGNYRPNNLSRKRPYEQYSSDRDHRGHRDYYDRHHHDSKRRRSDEFRPQNYHQQDFRRMSDHRPPMGYHGQGPSDHYRSFHTDKPGDYKQPLPPPHPSVSDPRSPPSQKSPHDSKSPLDHRSPLDRSLEQKNNPDYNWNMRKT; encoded by the exons ATGGCCAAAACCAGTGTTAAAAAACCTCCCAAACTCCAGCgtgggaagaagagaaagagacaggTGTCATCTGAAGATGACGACGATGATGAAGATGGTGAAACTCCCAAGAGACAAACTCGACGAAGAGCAGCCAAAAATGTCAG TTACAAGGAGGACGACGATTTTGAGACCGATTCTGATGACCTGATAGAGATGACTGGGGAAGGGGCTGATGAACACGAAGACAACAGTGAAACTATTGAAAAAGTCTTGGACATCAGgcttggaaaaaaaggag CCACTGGCGCTTCCACCACAGTGTATGCAACTGAAGCCAATGGCAACCCCAGCGCTGACTTTGACCCTGAAAAAGATGAGGGAGAGGTTCATTACCTGATCAAATGGAAAGGCTGGTCGTACATCCACAGCACGTGGGAGAGTGAGGAGTCCCTGCAACAGCAGAAAGTGAAGGGCCTGAAAAAACTAGAAAACTtcaagaaaaaggaggaggagatcAAGCAATG GCTGGCCAAGGTATCGCCTGAAGATGTGGAATATTTCAACTGCCAACAGGAGCTGGCTTCAGAGCTGAACAAACAGTATCAAATTGTGGAGAGAGTAATTG CTGTGAAGACCAGCAAGACTGCGACGGGGCATGCTGACTTCCCAG CAAACAGTCGCAAAACATCCTCAAATGACCCCGAATACCTGTGCAAGTGGATGGGGCTGCCCTATGCAGAGTGCAGCTGGGAAGATGAAGCTCTAATAAGCAAGAAATTTCAGCACTGCATTGACAGCTTCAACAACCGTAACAACTCCAAGACGATTCCTACCCGGGACTGCAAG gtatTGAAGCAGAGACCAAGATTTGTTGCCTTGAAGAAACAGCCTTCTTATATTGGCAGTGAGAACCTGGAGCTGCGAGATTACCAGCTGGAGGGCCTCAATTGGCTGGCTCACTCGTGGTGCAA GAACAACAGTGTGATCCTGGCTGATGAAATGGGCCTGGGGAAGACGATTCAGACAATCTCATTCCTGTCGTACCTTTTCCACCAGCACCAGCTGTACGGTCCCTTCCTGGTGGTGGTTCCTCTGTCGACTCTCACCTCGTGGCAGAGAGAGTTTGAAGTGTGGGCACCTGAGATCAACGTGGTGGTTTACATCGGTGACCTCATGAGCAGGAACATG ATACGTGAGTATGAGTGGATCCACTCTCAGTCTAAAAGGTTGAAATTCAACGCGCTTATCACAACATATGAGATCCTCCTCAAAGACAAG gCTGTTTTGGGAAGTATTAGCTGGGCCTTTCTAGGCGTGGATGAAGCCCATCGTTTGAAAAATGATGACTCTTTGCTGTACAAAACACTGATTGActtcaagtccaaccacagGCTGCTGATCACTGGCACTCCGCTTCAAAATTCACTCAAAGAGCTCTGGTCCCTGCTGCATTTCATCATGCCTGAGAA GTTTGAGTTCTGGGAAGATTTTGAAGAAGATCATGGGAAAGGTAGAGAAAATGGCTACCAGAGCCTTCACAAAGTCCTGGAGCCGTTTCTCCTACGCAGAGTGAAGAAGGATGTAGAGAAATCTTTGCCAGCCAAAGTGGAGCAGATCCTCCGTGTGGAAatgtctgctttgcagaagcagTATTACAA GTGGATTCTGACAAGAAACTACAAGGCTCTTTCAAAGGGAACAAGAGGAAGCACGTCTGGTTTCTTAAACATCGTGATGGAGTTGAAAAAGTGCTGCAACCACTGCTACCTTATCAAACCTCCCgaggaaaatgagagagagaatgGCACTGAGACCCTGCAG TCTCTGATTAGGAGCAGTGGGAAGCTAATTCTCTTGGACAAGCTGCTGACCAGGCTGCGGGACAGAGGCAACAGAGTCCTGATCTTCTCCCAGATGGTGAGGATGCTGGACATCTTGGCAGAGTACCTGACTATCAAACACTATCCTTTCCAG cgCTTGGACGGCTCAATCAAAGGGGAGATCCGAAAGCAGGCGCTGGACCATTTCAACGCCGACGGCTCTGAG gacttctgtttcttgctgtcAACACGAGCTGGAGGGCTGGGAATTAATTTGGCCTCTGCTGATACTGTTGTTATCTTTGATTCGGACTGGAACCCCCAGAATGATCTTCAGGCTCAGGCTCGGGCTCATCGCATTGGACAAAAGAAACAG GTGAATATTTACCGCCTGGTCACAAAGGGTACAGTTGAGGAGGAGATCATTGAGAGGGCCAAGAAGAAAATGGTGCTGGATCATTTGGTGATCCAGCGTATGGACACCACTGGACGGACTGTTCTGGACAACAACTCTGGACGATCCAA ttcAAATCCTTTCAACAAAGAAGAGTTGACAGCTATTTTGAAGTTTGGAGCTGAAGATCTCTTTAAGGAGCTTGAAGGGGAAGAGTCAGAGCCTCAG GAGATGGACATTGATGAGATTCTGCGTTTGGCTGAAACACGAGAGAATGAAGTGTCCACCAGTGCCACTGATGAGCTGCTTTCACAGTTCAAG GTGGCGAACTTTGCAACCatggaggaggaagagacaGAGTTGGACGAGCGGCCCCAGAAGGACTGGGACGATATCATtccagaggagcagaggaagaaagtggaggaggaagaaaggcagaaagaattGGAGGAAATCTACATGCTGCCTCGCATCCGGAGCTCAACGAAAAAG GCTCAAACGAACGACAGTGAATCAGATGCAGAGACAAAGAGAAGGCTTCAAAGATCATCGGGGTCAGAAAGTGAGACTGATGATACCGATGATGAGAAGAGACCAAAGCGCCGTGGACGCCCTCGGAGCGTTAGAAAAGATACTGTGGAAGGATTTACTGATGCTGAAATCCGGAG gTTTATCAAGGCTTACAAGAAGTTTGGACTGCCTCTTGAGCG gctggagtgcaTTGCCAGGGATGCTGAGCTGGTGGACAAGTCTGTGGCTGATCTGAAGCGTTTAGGAGAACTCATCCACAACAGCTGTGTGTCAGCGATGCAGGaatatgaggagcagctgaaagaaaacccaGGTGAAA CAGGAAAAGGACCTGGGAAAAGAAGAGGGCCTACCATCAAGATCTCTGGTGTCCAAGTGAATGTGAAATCCATCATCCAGCACGAAGAGGAGTTTGAAATGCTGCATAAATCCATCCCTGCAGAcccagaagaaaggaagaa GTACCGCCTGACGTGCCGTGTCAAAGCTGCCCATTTTGATGTAGACTGGGGAGTGGAGGAGGATTCTCGCTTGTTAGTGGGAATTTACGAGCATGGTTATGGAAACTGGGAACTAATTAAAACAGATCCGGAATTGAAGTTATCTGATAAG ATCCTGCCTGTTGAGACAGATAAGAAACCTCAGGGAAAACAGCTCCAGACCCGAGTTGATTATCTACTGAAACTGCTGAAGAAGGatctggagaagaaagaaaatatgaaagatgGGGAAGAG GGCAAGCTAAAGAAGAGGAAACCACGAgtaaagaaagagaacaaggcTCCCAAAGTCAAAGATGAGCATGGGAACGAACTCTCCCCTCCTCGGCACTCAGACAACCAGTCAGAAGAAGGTGAAGTCAAG GATGATGGCTTGGACAAGAGCccagtgaaaaagaaacagaagaagaaagagaacaaagagaataaggaaaaacagacaagcactaagaaggagaaggaaagtgataaagagaaaaagaggacaaaagagaagaaagagaag CCTAAAGGTGGTGAAGCCAAATCTGGAAGTAAAGGGAAGAGATCACAAGGTCCTGTCCACATTACAGCAGGGAGTGAACCAGTCCCCATTGGAgaagatgaggatgatgatCTGGACCAAGAAACATTCAGCATA TGCAAGGAAAGGATGAGACCAgtaaaaaaagcactgaagcaaCTTGATAAGCCTGATAAGGGACTGACGGTTCAAGAACAGCTGGAGCACACACGCAACTGCCTCCTAAAAATTGGGGACCGCATCTCTGAGTGCCTTAAAGCCTACACTGACCAGGATCTTATCAAGCTATGGAGAAG GAACCTATGGATATTTGTCTCCAAGTTCACAGAATTCGATGCCAGAAAACTGCACAAACTCTACAAGATGGCTCATAAGAAAAGATCGCAGGAAGAGGAG gagcagaaaaagaaagaggacatGGCCAGCATGCCCAGCATGAAGAAGCCGTTCCGCCCAGAGCCTTCGGGCTCCAGCCGTGATCCCACCATGTCCCAGTCTCACGTGCCTCACAATCCTCATTCCCAGAAGCTCCACATGCCCCCTTCCCATGCCCAGCAGCAGATGCACGGGCACCCACGTGAAAGCTATGGCCATCCCCCCAAGAGACACTTCAGCAACACGG ACCGAGGAGAGTGGCAGCGAGATCGAAAGTTCAGCTATAGCGGCAACAGCAACCAGATGTGGGGTGGGGAACGGCATCACCAATATGAGCAGCACTGGTACAAGGACCACCACTATGGGGACCGGCGATCTCGCGGAGACCCCCACCGGAGCTCTGGGAACTACAGACCAAATAACCTCTCCCGCAAGAGGCCGTACGAGCAGTACAGCAGCGACCGAGACCATAGAGGCCACCGGGATTATTATGACAG GCACCACCACGACTCCAAGCGCCGGCGATCCGATGAGTTCAGGCCTCAGAATTACCACCAGCAGGATTTCCGACGGATGTCTGATCACAGGCCGCCCATGGGATACCATGGCCAAGGACCTTCGGACCACTACAGGTCCTTCCACACAGACAAACCGGGAGACTACAAACAGCCCCTTCCTCCACCTCACCCTTCAGTGTCGGACCCTCGCTCGCCCCCCTCTCAGAAATCTCCTCATGATTCCAAGTCGCCTCTCGATCACAGGTCGCCTCTGGATAGGTCGctagaacagaaaaacaatccaGACTATAACTGGAACATGAGGAAAACGTAA